In Helianthus annuus cultivar XRQ/B chromosome 9, HanXRQr2.0-SUNRISE, whole genome shotgun sequence, the following are encoded in one genomic region:
- the LOC110876534 gene encoding uncharacterized protein LOC110876534 has protein sequence MPETMSIVTNSNPPKDNIFPFQCPVLTSTNYNTWAIKMEAIMDAHGLWDAIEPPTGVVVEEKKIKQARAFIFQSIPEEILSQAARKKTAKEVWDSLKSRYVGAERVKKARLRVLKSEFEALQMKDGETIDEYAGKLSAMISKYSSVGAVLEDEGLVRKLFDSVPEKFINLVASIEQSSDMDTMPFEEAIGHLKAYEDRLRLRKNKTSEEEALLFSRADGSAGQRGSNKTTGGRGRGRGGTYDRGGRTGMRGRGSTHGRGGHSGGKSQQETSGSSKKPRDKSHIKCFECNNYGHFASKCKTKKQDEAVNLTQEQEEESTLLLSVCGEETSSMVLLNEEKVNPSVYKESDVAVNTWYLDNGASNHMTGLKDLFAELD, from the coding sequence ATGCCTGAAACCATGTCTATAGTCACCAACTCTAACCCTCCTAAAGATAACATTTTTCCTTTTCAATGTCCTGTTCTTACCTCCACAAATTATAATACCTGGGCGATTAAGATGGAAGCAATAATGGATGCTCACGGGTTGTGGGATGCCATTGAACCACCAACCGGTGTGGTTGTGGAAGAGAAGAAAATAAAGCAAGCTAGAGCCTTTATTTTCCAATCAATTCCGGAGGAGATTCTCTCTCAGGCTGCCAGGAAGAAAACAGCCAAAGAAGTTTGGGACTCCCTGAAATCCAGGTATGTTGGAGCTGAACGGGTGAAGAAGGCTAGATTACGAGTCCTGAAAAGTGAGTTCGAAGCCTTGCAAATGAAAGATGGTGAAACCATCGATGAATATGCCGGGAAGCTTTCTGCAATGATTTCGAAATATAGTAGTGTCGGGGCAGTGCTGGAAGATGAAGGATTGGTTAGAAAATTGTTTGACTCAGTTCCTGAAAAGTTTATCAATTTGGTGGCATCAATCGAGCAAAGTTCAGATATGGATACCATGCCTTTCGAGGAGGCAATAGGCCACTTAAAGGCCTATGAAGACCGGTTGAGACTCCGCAAGAATAAGACTTCCGAGGAGGAGGCTTTGCTATTTTCCAGAGCAGATGGATCTGCTGGTCAAAGGGGCTCAAATAAAACGACAGgtggtcgtggtcgtggtcgCGGTGGAACGTATGACAGGGGAGGAAGGACAGGTATGCGTGGTCGGGGGTCGACCCATGGCAGAGGTGGACATTCGGGTGGCAAGTCACAGCAAGAGACTAGTGGGTCAAGCAAGAAACCGAGAGACAAAAGCCATATCAAGTGTTTTGAATGCAACAACTATGGACATTTTGCTTCGAAATGTAAgacaaagaagcaagatgaagcAGTAAATTTAACTCAAGAACAAGAGGAAGAATCAACACTCTTGCTAAGTGTGTGTGGTGAAGAGACTTCATCTATGGTATTATTAAATGAAGAAAAAGTAAACCCAAGTGTGTATAAAGAAAGTGATGTTGCTGTGAATACCTGGTACCTTGATAATGGTGCCAGTAATCACATGACTGGACTCAAAGATTTGTTTGCTGAATTGGACTAG